CACCAGACCGTCGGTGGCCTCCGCGAAGCGGCCCCCCCAGAGTTTCCTGTCCTGCGTTGGATTCGTCATCGCTGCATGTCCTCGTACGGCGCGGTCGACACCGATTTGACCAGCACCACCGGCGGCGGGCTGGACGGATTCGCGTGGGCGTAGGTGTCGTCCGTCACCACATACCCGAGTTTTTCGTAGAAGGGCAGGACGTCCAGGTTGAACTGCGACACGGCCAGCAGCACGCGCCGGTACCCGCCCGCGCGGGCCACGTGCTCGACCTGCCACACCAGCGCGCGGCCCACGCCGCCGCCGCGCGCCCCGGGCCGCGTGGCGAGCTTGTTCAGCGTCAGGGTCGCCGCGCCGTCCGGGCGATACCCGACGCAGCCCAGCGCTCCCTCCCCGCTGCCGACCGCCAGGAAGCCGCCGGCGCCGGGGCTGAACAGCGAGCGTTCCAGGTCGAGGAGCGTGGTGCGCGCCCAGCTGGAGCGGGGGTCCATGCCGGCGGCCATCATCACGGCGTGGAAGGCGGGCACGTCGTCCGGGTTCACGGGGCGCAGCGCGGCGCGGGCGACCGTCACGACGCGCCCTCCGGGAGTACCAGTCTCAGTTCCGCCTGCGGCACGAAGCCCAGGCGTTCGTAGGTGGGCCGCCCGGCCTCCGACGCGGTGAGGGTCACGATACTCACGCCGCGGGCGCGGCACTCGGCCAGCACAGCCTCCACCAGCTGCCGGGCCAGCGCGTGTCCCCGGTGGTCCGGGTGGACGTACACGTTCAGCACGTACGCGCGCACGAGGGACGTCGTGTCGGCGTTCGGCGGGAAGTCGTTCCACAGGACGCCCGCCCCGGCCACCACGTCCCCCCCGGCCTCGACCAGCAGGCCGGTGTAGCGCCCGGACGCCAGCGCCCGGCGGTGCCACCCCACGCCCGCGTCGTGCGCGCGGGCCAGTCCGGCCGGGTCGCTGCCCATCTCGGTGAACATCGCCGTGCGCTGGGTCTGGATGAGGGCGGCGTCGTGCACGGTGGCCGGGCGCAGGGTGTAGCCGGGGGGCCAGCTCACGCGCCCACCCGCTCCGGAATCTGGTTCAGATGCCACTGCTGGTGGCGCACGTAGTCCTCCGCGACGAAGCGCAGCGTGACCGGCTCGCCGCCGCCGATGCTCAGGGTGTGGTCCAGGCTGGCGGCGGGCAGAGCGGCGATCACGTGCGCGAGCTGCGTCTGGTACACCGTCCACAGGCCCAGCACGTCCGCCCACGGGCGCTGCTGGTAGCCGCCCGCCGCGACCCACGCGGTCTGGTCGTAGCCGGACAGAGCCAGACCGTCCTGAACGCTGGCCCGCACGAAGCGTGCGTGGTTGTTCACGCCCGAATCGATCAGGTGCCCCACGATCTGCTTGGCGCTCCACACGTCCGGGGCCGGCTGGCTGGACGCCTGCGCCTCGGTCAGTCCCTGGAGGTACGGCAACTGGGCAGCGACGACCTCGCTCAGCGTCGGCATGTCAGACCTGCGCGGGTTCCTTGTCTGCCGGCGCGTCGGCCTTGGCCTTCACGCGGGCCTGGACGCGCATGCGCAGCGAGTTGAGCTTGATGAACGCGCCCGCGTCGTGCTGGTTGTAGTCGCCGCCGGCCTCGAAGGACACCAGATCCTTGTCGTACAGGCTCTGCGGGGCCTTGCGGCCGACCACGGTGCAGTTGCCCCGGTACAGCTTCAGGCGGGCGGTGCCGGTCACGCTGGACGCCACGTGGTCGAAGTACACCTGCAGCGCCTCGCGCTCGGGGGCGAACCAGAAGCCGTTGTACACGAGTTCCGCGTACTTCGGCCCCAGGGCGTCGCGCTGGTGCAGCACCTCGCGGTCCAGCGTCAGGCTCTCGACGGCGCGGCGGGCGTGGTACAGCAGCGTGCCGCCGGGCGTCTCGTACACGCCGCGCGACTTCATGCCCACGAAGCGGTTCTCCACGAGGTCGAGGCGGCCCACGCCGTGCTTCCCGCCGAGTTTGTTGGCCCGCTGGAGCAGGGCCGCCGGGCTGAGCATCTCGCCATTGATGGCGACCGGGTTGCCGGCCTCGAACTCGACCTCCACGTACTCAGGCTCGGCAGGCGCCTCGGTGGGATCGACCGTCAGCTTGAACATGTGCGCGGGCGGCTCGGCCCACGGGTCTTCCAGGATGCCGCCCTCGTAGGAGATGTGCAGCAGGTTCGCGTCGGTGCTCCACGGGTCTTTCTTGGTGGTGGGCACCGGGATGCCGTGCTCGCGGGCGAACTCTTCCAGATCGGCGCGGCCCTGGAAGGTCCAGTCGCGCCACGGAGCCACGGTCACGATGTCGGGCTTCAGGGCGTAGGCGGTCATCTCGAAGCGCACCTGGTCGTTGCCCTTGCCGGTCGCGCCGTGCGACACGGCGACCGCGCCCTCCTTCTCGGCGATCTCGACCATCTTGCGGGCGATCAGCGGCCGGGCGATGCTGGTGCCCAGCAGGTAGTAGCCCTCGTACAGCGCCGAGGCGCGGAACATGGGGAACACGTAGTCGCGCACGAATTCCTCGCGCAGATCCAGCGCGTACGCGGCCACGGCCCCGGTGTTCAGCGCCTTGACGCGCGCTTCCTCGACCTCGTCGCCCTGCCCGAGGTCGGCGGTGAAGGCGACCACGTCGTAGTTCCGCTCGGTCTGGAGCCACTTGAGGATGATGCTGGTGTCCAGGCCGCCCGAGTACGCGAGGACGATCTTCTCTTTGGGGGCGGTGGCCGTGGGGGCGGAATCGGTGTGCGTCATGGCGGTATTCTCCCAGGAGATGAATGAGGCGGCGTCATGGCCGCCCGGCAAAGCAGCGCAGCACCCGGCGCGACCGGGCCGGCTCCTTCATGGCGAAGGGCCGGGCGGATCAGCGTCGGGTGGCGGGGGTCGACATCTTCTGTGTATGGGTATACACGTCGCCGCATAGCTATGCAAGTAGGTGGAGGGACAGGCCTGCCCGGCCGGGGGTGGATCACCGCAGCGACCCATAGCGAGGCGCCCGCCCGGACGAACCAGGGCGGGCGCGGTCAGGCCGGTGGCGCTCAGGGCAGGCGGTAGTTCAGGCCGATGCGGGCGCCGGCGCCCACGCTGACGCTGGCGGCGGCCGCGCCGCCCACCGACACCACCGGGCCCACGTTGCCCTCCACGAACAGGCTCAGGGGATCGGTGATGTTGTAGCGCAGGCCCAGCGTGCCGTGCGGGTACACGCTGAAGCCGCCGCCGTTGCCCAGCACCACGCCGGCGCCCAGGCCCAGGCCGTAGTACGGCGTGAAGCCGCCCAGCGTGGTGTCGGTGCTGAAGTCACCCAGGTAGTCCACGCTGCCGCCGATCGACAGGTTCTTGAAGTTGAAGTTCGTCGCGTCGAGGTTCAGGCCGTAGCGCATCGCCGAGGACGCGGTCAGGTCGTTCTGGTAGTGCAGGGTCAGGCCGGAGCCCACCGAGCCGCCCACGTAGGACGCCGCAGAGGCGGTCGAGACGGCGGTCAGGGCGAGCAGGCCGAGCAGGGTCGTCTTCATGAGAATCAGCATAGGCACGGACCGCGCCATCTGCCAAGCCTCGCTCTTTACGAAACCGCTCAGGGACATTCAGGGGACGTTTACCTTCGGGGTGGCTGCGCGCGCCAGGCGGCCAAGCGCCCGGCCGATGTCGTCCCTGGACTTGCAGAAGGCCACGCGCAGCAGCCCCGCGGGCGCCGCGTGCTGGGCATAGAAGGCCTCGCCGGGGATCACGGCCACGCCCGCCTCGGCCACCAGCGTCTCGGCGCGCCACTGCGGGTGCAGGGCGGTCAGGAAGTACGTGCCGCGCGGCGTGTACACCGTGGCGCCCAGGTCGCGCAGGCCGCCCGCCAGCAGCTCCATGCGCGCGGCGTACTCGGTCCGCAGCCCTGCATAGAAGCCCTCCGCGCGCGCCACGGGCAGCGCGGCGGCAACCGCGGCCTGGAGCGGTGTGGGCGAGCAGAACGATCCCTGCTGCCGGATGCCCGCGACCATGCCGGACAGGCCCGGCGGGCACGCGATCCAGCCCACGCGCCAGCCGGTGGCCTCCAGCCGCTTGCCCGCGCTGCCGACCGTGAAGGTCCGTTCGGGGGCCAGCGTGCGCAGGGACGTGGGCGCGTCTCCGAAGTACAGCTCGTCGTACACCTCGTCGCTGATGATCCACAGGTCGTGCTCGCGGGCCAGCGCAACGATCTCCGTGAGTTCCGCCGCGCTGAACACCGTGCCGGTCGGGTTGTACGGGCTGTTCAGCAGCAGCGCCCGTGTGCGTGGGGTGACCGCCACGCGCAGCGCCCCCGGGTCGAGGAACCAGCCCCGCTCCGGATCGAGCGTCATGGGGACCGTGACCGCGTCCGCGCCGGCCAGCCGCGCCTGCGGCAGGTACACGTCGAAGACGGGTTCGAGCATCAGCACCTCGTCGCCGGGGCCGTACAGCGACAGGGCCAGCACGTTCAGCGCCTCGGTCGCGCCGCTGGTGATCACCACGTCGGCGCCGTCCACGCCCAGGTCCGCGCCCACGGCGTCCCGCAGCGCGGGCAGGCCGGCCGGCGGCGAGTACTGGTCCGCCGTGCCCACCGCGCGCCGGGCGGTGTCCAGCAAGAAGGCGGGCGGCGCGTCGGCGGGAAAGCCCTGGCCTAGGTTCACCGCGCCGTGCTGCGCGGCCAGGCGGCTCATGCGGGCGAACACACTTTCCTGCGAGGCGAGGGCACGCGGCAGCAGTTGTGGCATCCCCGCAGTGTGAACCCGAACGCGCCCGGACCGGTGGGAAAGGTCAGACGACCCGCACCGGGAACCGTCCTCCAACCGCCCGCGGGTACGCTGTGGGAACACGTCACGCCGACCTGAAGCCCTCTTTCCACGTGGAGGAACGCCCATGTTCAAGCTCACGGTGCTGTACGGCCCGCCCACCGACGCTGCCGCCTTCGAGACCTACTACCACGGCATGCACCTCCCGCTGGTGGACCGGATTCCCGGCCTGCGCCGCGCAGAGGTCGGGCGCGTGGTCGGCGCCCCGGACGGCAGCGCCAGCCCCTACCACCTCATCACGGAACTGTACTTCGACGACCTGGCCGCGTTGCAGGGCGGTATGGGCGGTCCCGAGGGGCAGGCCGCGGCCGGCGACATCCCGAACTTCGCCACCGGCGGCGTCACGCTGCTGGTCAGCGAGGTGCTGGACAGTTAGGTGATGGGGAGTCAGGTGCTGAGCGGTCAGGCGGCCGCGCGCTTCTCGGCGGCCGAGCGGACCAGCAGGACCACGCCCAGGCCGATCAAGGCGCCCAGCACGGTCTCGGCGGCG
This window of the Deinococcus metalli genome carries:
- a CDS encoding GNAT family N-acetyltransferase; this translates as MTVARAALRPVNPDDVPAFHAVMMAAGMDPRSSWARTTLLDLERSLFSPGAGGFLAVGSGEGALGCVGYRPDGAATLTLNKLATRPGARGGGVGRALVWQVEHVARAGGYRRVLLAVSQFNLDVLPFYEKLGYVVTDDTYAHANPSSPPPVVLVKSVSTAPYEDMQR
- a CDS encoding GNAT family N-acetyltransferase translates to MSWPPGYTLRPATVHDAALIQTQRTAMFTEMGSDPAGLARAHDAGVGWHRRALASGRYTGLLVEAGGDVVAGAGVLWNDFPPNADTTSLVRAYVLNVYVHPDHRGHALARQLVEAVLAECRARGVSIVTLTASEAGRPTYERLGFVPQAELRLVLPEGAS
- a CDS encoding DinB family protein — translated: MPTLSEVVAAQLPYLQGLTEAQASSQPAPDVWSAKQIVGHLIDSGVNNHARFVRASVQDGLALSGYDQTAWVAAGGYQQRPWADVLGLWTVYQTQLAHVIAALPAASLDHTLSIGGGEPVTLRFVAEDYVRHQQWHLNQIPERVGA
- a CDS encoding argininosuccinate synthase is translated as MTHTDSAPTATAPKEKIVLAYSGGLDTSIILKWLQTERNYDVVAFTADLGQGDEVEEARVKALNTGAVAAYALDLREEFVRDYVFPMFRASALYEGYYLLGTSIARPLIARKMVEIAEKEGAVAVSHGATGKGNDQVRFEMTAYALKPDIVTVAPWRDWTFQGRADLEEFAREHGIPVPTTKKDPWSTDANLLHISYEGGILEDPWAEPPAHMFKLTVDPTEAPAEPEYVEVEFEAGNPVAINGEMLSPAALLQRANKLGGKHGVGRLDLVENRFVGMKSRGVYETPGGTLLYHARRAVESLTLDREVLHQRDALGPKYAELVYNGFWFAPEREALQVYFDHVASSVTGTARLKLYRGNCTVVGRKAPQSLYDKDLVSFEAGGDYNQHDAGAFIKLNSLRMRVQARVKAKADAPADKEPAQV
- a CDS encoding pyridoxal phosphate-dependent aminotransferase, producing MPQLLPRALASQESVFARMSRLAAQHGAVNLGQGFPADAPPAFLLDTARRAVGTADQYSPPAGLPALRDAVGADLGVDGADVVITSGATEALNVLALSLYGPGDEVLMLEPVFDVYLPQARLAGADAVTVPMTLDPERGWFLDPGALRVAVTPRTRALLLNSPYNPTGTVFSAAELTEIVALAREHDLWIISDEVYDELYFGDAPTSLRTLAPERTFTVGSAGKRLEATGWRVGWIACPPGLSGMVAGIRQQGSFCSPTPLQAAVAAALPVARAEGFYAGLRTEYAARMELLAGGLRDLGATVYTPRGTYFLTALHPQWRAETLVAEAGVAVIPGEAFYAQHAAPAGLLRVAFCKSRDDIGRALGRLARAATPKVNVP
- a CDS encoding EthD family reductase gives rise to the protein MFKLTVLYGPPTDAAAFETYYHGMHLPLVDRIPGLRRAEVGRVVGAPDGSASPYHLITELYFDDLAALQGGMGGPEGQAAAGDIPNFATGGVTLLVSEVLDS